From a single Bacteroidia bacterium genomic region:
- a CDS encoding sugar phosphate isomerase/epimerase family protein, translating into MDRKTFIKYTAGAAAGMSLIPGALANTARLFADDQPLIKKSLKFGMVEEKLSVMDKFKLLKDLGFHGVELDSPNDLDQKEILKARDKTGLEIPGVVNSMHWKMPLGDPDPTVRAKCVDSMKTALRDCKLYGGTTVLLVPAVVNEKVSYADAYQRSQEEIRKLLPVAEETGIKIAIENVWNNFLISPLEAARYIDEFESPMIGWYFDVGNIVRYGWPEHWIQALGHRIMKVDIKEYSREKQKNQGIWAGFNVELTEGDCNWPAVNQALREVGYKGWGSAEVPGGDRERLQQISELMDKIYASG; encoded by the coding sequence ATGGATCGCAAAACATTTATCAAATATACAGCCGGGGCAGCAGCAGGAATGTCGCTGATCCCCGGCGCTTTGGCAAATACAGCCCGACTATTTGCCGATGATCAACCGCTGATCAAAAAAAGCCTGAAGTTTGGCATGGTGGAGGAAAAATTGTCTGTGATGGACAAATTCAAACTCCTCAAAGATTTGGGTTTTCACGGGGTAGAACTAGACAGTCCCAACGATCTGGATCAAAAGGAAATCCTCAAAGCCCGCGATAAAACCGGGCTGGAGATTCCGGGAGTGGTCAACTCCATGCACTGGAAAATGCCGCTGGGCGATCCGGACCCAACCGTACGCGCAAAATGTGTGGACTCGATGAAAACCGCCCTTCGCGACTGCAAATTATATGGCGGCACGACGGTATTGCTGGTTCCGGCGGTGGTGAATGAAAAAGTCTCTTATGCCGATGCATACCAGCGTTCGCAGGAAGAGATCAGAAAGCTGTTGCCGGTGGCAGAAGAAACAGGGATCAAAATCGCGATCGAAAATGTGTGGAACAACTTCCTCATCAGCCCGCTGGAAGCGGCGCGATATATCGACGAATTTGAAAGCCCGATGATCGGATGGTATTTTGATGTAGGCAATATCGTGAGGTATGGCTGGCCTGAACACTGGATTCAGGCGTTGGGCCACCGGATTATGAAGGTGGACATCAAAGAATACAGCAGGGAAAAACAAAAAAATCAGGGCATCTGGGCAGGATTTAATGTCGAACTCACCGAAGGCGACTGCAACTGGCCTGCGGTCAACCAGGCACTTCGTGAGGTTGGTTACAAAGGCTGGGGATCAGCCGAAGTACCGGGCGGAGACCGCGAAAGACTTCAGCAGATCTCCGAGCTGATGGATAAGATATACGCCAGCGGGTGA
- a CDS encoding methionine aminotransferase, translating into MISPAISSKLPWVGTTIFSVMSALARQNKAINLSQGFPDFPCDPQLTEYVARAMRDGFNQYAPMPGLPTLCEEISQLVKAMYGYSYDPATEITVTSGASEALYCAITAIVRDGDEVIVLEPAYDLYLPAIELAGGIPVRYALNPPDYRINWAHLKKLINPNTRAILINTPHNPTGTILEASDLSELAAIVRDTGLFIISDEVYEHIIFDGKVHQSIACYPELVGRSFIVSSFGKSLHTTGWKVGYCLAPPQLTAELRKVHQFVGFSTSTPFQQGIAWYLQNHRDKIQGISAFYQQKRDLFLKLMEGSRFRPIPSSGTYFQLMSYAAISDETELAFSKRLTTEYGVACIPVSVFYRHGSENQVVRFCFAKEDETLQKAAEKLQKI; encoded by the coding sequence ATGATTTCTCCCGCTATCTCTTCTAAACTCCCCTGGGTTGGCACAACGATTTTTTCTGTTATGTCTGCGCTCGCCCGGCAAAATAAGGCCATAAATCTCTCTCAGGGCTTTCCTGACTTTCCCTGCGACCCTCAACTCACGGAGTATGTCGCCCGTGCCATGCGTGATGGCTTCAACCAATATGCGCCAATGCCCGGACTCCCTACCTTGTGTGAAGAAATTTCGCAATTAGTAAAGGCAATGTACGGATATTCCTATGATCCTGCTACAGAAATAACGGTGACCTCCGGGGCTTCTGAAGCTTTGTATTGTGCCATTACTGCAATCGTCAGGGATGGGGATGAGGTAATCGTGCTGGAGCCTGCCTATGACCTCTATCTGCCGGCTATCGAGCTTGCTGGCGGAATTCCGGTTCGGTACGCTTTGAATCCTCCTGATTACCGGATCAACTGGGCACATCTGAAAAAACTTATCAATCCCAATACCCGGGCGATTCTCATCAATACCCCCCATAATCCTACCGGAACCATTCTGGAAGCATCGGATTTGTCCGAGCTTGCTGCCATCGTGCGTGATACGGGTCTATTTATTATTAGCGATGAGGTGTACGAGCATATTATTTTTGATGGGAAGGTTCATCAGAGCATTGCCTGTTATCCCGAACTTGTTGGCCGGAGTTTTATCGTTTCTTCTTTTGGTAAAAGTCTTCACACTACCGGCTGGAAGGTAGGGTACTGCCTGGCGCCGCCTCAACTTACGGCAGAGCTGCGGAAAGTACATCAGTTTGTAGGTTTTTCTACCAGTACGCCATTTCAGCAGGGCATTGCCTGGTATCTGCAAAATCATCGGGATAAAATACAGGGTATCAGTGCATTTTATCAGCAAAAGCGGGATTTGTTTTTGAAATTGATGGAAGGATCTCGTTTCCGGCCCATTCCTTCGAGCGGGACTTACTTTCAGCTGATGAGTTATGCGGCGATTTCGGATGAAACAGAGTTGGCATTTTCGAAGCGACTCACGACAGAATATGGCGTTGCCTGTATTCCCGTATCAGTATTTTACCGGCATGGATCAGAAAACCAGGTGGTGAGGTTCTGTTTTGCCAAAGAAGATGAGACCCTTCAAAAGGCAGCTGAGAAATTGCAAAAAATATAG
- the pyrR gene encoding bifunctional pyr operon transcriptional regulator/uracil phosphoribosyltransferase PyrR: MKSKDKLDLFPSGKLQVTLLRLCHQLIENYGDFDQTVILGAQPRGVYLSRRMQQILTELMPEVKIPYGELDVTFFRDDFRTRENPLQPNRTRIDFLIEKKRVILIDDVLFTGRTVRAAMDAMLAYGRPLSVELLVLVDRKHARDLPIEPSYTGIKVDTIDTQRVLVELKESGGDDEVFLI; this comes from the coding sequence ATGAAATCAAAGGATAAACTAGACCTTTTCCCCAGTGGAAAGTTGCAGGTTACGCTGCTGCGCCTGTGCCATCAGCTAATCGAAAATTACGGAGATTTTGATCAGACCGTCATTCTCGGCGCACAGCCCAGAGGGGTGTATTTGTCCCGGCGAATGCAGCAGATTTTGACAGAGCTGATGCCTGAGGTAAAAATTCCTTACGGCGAACTGGATGTAACATTCTTCCGGGATGACTTTCGCACCCGGGAAAATCCCCTGCAGCCCAATCGCACCCGTATCGACTTCCTGATTGAAAAAAAACGGGTGATCCTGATCGATGATGTGCTCTTTACCGGTCGCACAGTACGCGCTGCCATGGATGCCATGCTCGCTTATGGAAGACCGCTTTCGGTAGAACTGCTGGTGTTGGTAGATCGAAAACATGCCCGCGACCTACCGATTGAACCTTCGTACACAGGAATTAAAGTGGATACCATCGATACCCAGCGGGTGCTGGTTGAGTTGAAAGAAAGTGGAGGGGACGACGAAGTTTTTCTTATTTGA
- a CDS encoding VWA domain-containing protein — protein MKVAFPEYWIWMLGLPVTLGIIYLVYRRVAYITETWFSTEQYERSFPLLKLGMRMGGFILLFIALLGPYTHDADSTGSFLGREIFIVMDVSASMNAEDIKPSRLSFAKRELKELVDHLEGDKVGLILFAEYAYVQCPLTLDRRAVNLFLDMAESGQFAQTGTQFRSALAVAMDRFQNGSDQKGNKTQAVILVSDGEDFGDNYVSLIERLKQAGIVVYTVGIGTYEGAPVPNMVENRKAGYKRYEDGALAISRLVDNGLAGIAESFGTDYVKINELGKDFYPLEKQIKTLSSSPFLANMNKIQNNQYQAFLFLAMLLLMGSMFIMPIRKI, from the coding sequence GTGAAAGTAGCTTTTCCTGAATATTGGATATGGATGCTCGGTCTGCCAGTAACCCTGGGGATCATATACCTTGTGTACCGAAGGGTAGCTTATATTACCGAGACCTGGTTTAGTACCGAACAGTACGAACGGTCTTTCCCATTGCTGAAACTGGGGATGAGAATGGGCGGTTTTATCCTCCTTTTTATTGCGCTACTGGGGCCATACACCCATGATGCGGATTCAACGGGAAGTTTTCTCGGAAGGGAAATTTTTATTGTCATGGATGTATCCGCCAGCATGAATGCAGAAGATATCAAGCCATCAAGACTTTCATTTGCCAAACGGGAGTTGAAAGAACTGGTAGACCACCTTGAAGGCGATAAGGTAGGACTAATCTTATTTGCAGAGTATGCATACGTCCAATGCCCGCTTACACTTGACCGCAGAGCCGTCAATCTTTTTCTGGATATGGCCGAATCCGGTCAGTTTGCCCAAACCGGGACACAGTTTCGCTCTGCACTGGCAGTAGCGATGGACCGGTTTCAAAATGGTTCCGACCAAAAAGGCAACAAAACCCAGGCGGTTATTCTCGTATCTGACGGAGAAGACTTTGGCGACAATTATGTATCGTTGATTGAAAGACTTAAGCAGGCAGGCATTGTTGTCTATACGGTAGGCATTGGCACTTATGAAGGAGCGCCCGTTCCCAATATGGTGGAAAACAGGAAAGCAGGTTATAAAAGGTATGAAGACGGTGCACTGGCCATTTCGAGATTGGTGGACAACGGTCTGGCTGGCATTGCCGAATCATTTGGAACAGATTATGTAAAGATCAACGAACTGGGAAAAGATTTTTATCCACTCGAAAAACAGATAAAAACATTGAGTTCCTCCCCATTTTTGGCCAATATGAATAAAATACAAAACAATCAGTACCAGGCATTTCTATTTCTGGCGATGCTGCTGCTGATGGGAAGTATGTTTATTATGCCGATTCGAAAAATATGA
- the udk gene encoding uridine kinase, producing MDKKPYIVGICGGSASGKTFLLNQLMKQLPQGQITLISQDNYYKKQEDQVVDEEGLINFDHPDSINLDELHQELLLLIQKKGFSRWEYTFNNPEAVPRLLRFEPAPVIILEGLFIYHKPEIARLIDLKLFVDAEEHIRLSRRLQRDHTERGYTVESILRDYEKYVAPMFYRYVAPLKSQCDMIIPNNRHMYKALQVVVNHLTKVLDKKPA from the coding sequence ATGGATAAAAAACCCTATATCGTAGGAATCTGTGGTGGAAGTGCTTCCGGAAAAACGTTTCTTCTCAACCAGTTGATGAAGCAGCTTCCCCAGGGACAGATCACATTGATCTCCCAGGACAATTATTACAAAAAACAGGAAGATCAGGTAGTGGATGAGGAAGGATTAATCAACTTCGATCATCCTGACTCTATAAATCTGGACGAGTTGCATCAGGAGCTTCTGTTGTTGATTCAGAAAAAAGGGTTTTCCCGTTGGGAGTACACCTTCAACAATCCGGAAGCGGTTCCCCGTCTGCTTCGGTTTGAACCTGCACCGGTTATTATTCTGGAGGGATTGTTTATTTATCACAAACCGGAAATAGCGCGGTTGATTGACCTGAAATTATTTGTAGATGCGGAAGAACATATACGGCTGAGCCGTAGGTTGCAGCGAGATCATACGGAGCGCGGATATACGGTGGAGTCTATTCTGAGAGATTACGAGAAATATGTGGCCCCCATGTTTTACCGATATGTGGCACCTTTAAAATCGCAGTGTGATATGATTATTCCCAACAACCGGCATATGTATAAAGCATTGCAGGTGGTGGTAAATCATTTGACGAAGGTTTTAGATAAAAAACCAGCATAA
- the rpsA gene encoding 30S ribosomal protein S1 — protein sequence MVDETNKKFDKDEEVVPQMEDDTVEADDDSAYDDDISDDDYDGDDDLDETDDDDDFDVSDDESSTPLVKKLYASAKGEDEDDDDDDWWKDGGDYSSKQREELEQLYSGTLRQFNENEIVSGTVVSIGDKEVVLNIGFKSEGVVPISEFRSRDNALKIGDKVEVFIESVEDQDGQLILSRKRAKNLRSWEMINDSMDNDTIIMGHVMRRTKGGFVVDVNGIEAFLPGSQIDVKPVRDFDVYVGRSMEFKVVKINHAYENVVVSHKILIEAKLEEQRKEILEKLEKGQVLEGTVKNMTNFGVFIDLGGVDGLLHITDISWGRINHPEEVLELDQKVNVVVLEFDDAKKRISLGMKQLTAHPWESLPETLVEGSVVKGKIVTVAEYGVFLEILPGVEGLIHTSEMSWSQHSKNPTEMFRPGEELEAVVLSIDRDDRKMSLGLKQLLNDPWADIETRYPVGSQHTGLVRNMTNYGLFVELQEGVDGLVHISDLSWTKKFSHPSEYTKVDDQLEVVVLDIDKENRRLSLGHKQLTEDVWDTFAAIFTVGSVHSGTIKKIQTKGATVELDYGVEGIVPPKHLSVEDGKEALKVDDAAEFVVIEFHKDAKRLILSHTRAWKEEEAPAAEQPKSNGNATKGQGRTKATPAQQTAKAGTTTLGELDVLAKLKEQMEAEEQKGTKKKSSKKKEEAPVEEVEEEVDVIMTEEPEIDAADSDDESDE from the coding sequence ATGGTAGACGAAACCAACAAAAAATTTGACAAAGACGAAGAAGTGGTTCCTCAAATGGAGGACGACACAGTAGAGGCTGATGATGATTCAGCTTACGACGATGACATTTCCGACGATGATTATGATGGAGATGATGACCTTGACGAGACAGATGATGATGATGATTTTGATGTCTCGGACGACGAAAGTTCTACTCCCCTGGTAAAAAAGCTTTACGCTTCAGCCAAAGGAGAGGATGAGGATGATGATGACGATGATTGGTGGAAAGATGGAGGCGATTATTCATCCAAACAGCGGGAAGAACTGGAACAATTGTATTCCGGTACGCTGCGTCAGTTTAATGAGAATGAAATTGTTTCCGGTACTGTTGTAAGTATTGGCGACAAAGAAGTTGTTCTCAATATCGGATTTAAATCCGAAGGTGTAGTTCCCATTTCCGAGTTCAGAAGCCGCGATAATGCGCTGAAAATCGGAGACAAAGTTGAAGTGTTTATCGAAAGTGTCGAAGACCAGGATGGTCAGTTGATTCTTTCCCGCAAGCGTGCCAAAAATCTGCGCTCATGGGAAATGATTAATGACTCCATGGACAACGATACCATTATCATGGGCCATGTAATGCGCCGTACCAAAGGTGGATTTGTGGTGGATGTAAATGGTATTGAAGCCTTCCTCCCCGGCTCTCAGATTGATGTTAAGCCCGTTCGTGATTTTGATGTTTACGTAGGTCGCAGCATGGAGTTTAAGGTTGTAAAAATCAACCATGCTTATGAAAACGTAGTGGTTTCCCACAAAATTTTGATCGAAGCTAAACTCGAAGAACAGCGGAAAGAAATCCTTGAAAAACTCGAGAAAGGTCAGGTACTCGAAGGTACTGTTAAAAATATGACCAACTTCGGGGTGTTCATTGACCTCGGAGGTGTTGATGGTCTTCTGCACATTACTGATATTTCCTGGGGTCGTATCAACCACCCTGAAGAAGTATTGGAACTTGACCAGAAAGTCAATGTAGTAGTTCTGGAATTTGATGACGCCAAAAAGCGTATCAGTCTTGGAATGAAACAACTCACTGCTCATCCGTGGGAGTCTCTGCCTGAAACTCTCGTTGAAGGCTCTGTAGTAAAAGGAAAAATCGTAACCGTTGCCGAATACGGTGTATTCCTCGAAATCCTCCCCGGAGTGGAAGGGCTGATCCATACCAGCGAAATGTCCTGGTCTCAGCACTCCAAAAATCCAACCGAAATGTTCAGACCTGGTGAAGAACTTGAAGCTGTTGTTCTGAGCATTGACCGCGATGATCGTAAAATGTCACTGGGCTTGAAACAACTCCTCAATGACCCATGGGCAGATATCGAAACCCGCTATCCTGTTGGTAGCCAACATACCGGCCTGGTTCGCAATATGACCAACTATGGCCTTTTTGTTGAACTTCAGGAAGGTGTTGACGGTTTGGTACATATTTCAGATCTGTCCTGGACCAAAAAGTTCAGCCACCCTTCTGAATATACCAAAGTGGACGATCAGCTCGAAGTGGTTGTTCTTGACATTGACAAGGAAAACCGCCGCCTGAGCCTCGGCCATAAACAACTGACTGAAGATGTATGGGATACTTTCGCAGCCATCTTTACAGTTGGATCCGTACACAGCGGTACGATCAAAAAGATTCAAACCAAAGGTGCTACTGTTGAACTCGACTACGGTGTTGAAGGAATCGTTCCTCCTAAACATCTTTCCGTAGAAGATGGAAAAGAAGCCCTCAAAGTTGATGATGCAGCAGAATTTGTGGTAATTGAATTCCACAAAGATGCAAAACGACTGATTCTCTCTCATACCCGTGCCTGGAAAGAAGAAGAAGCGCCTGCAGCCGAGCAACCCAAATCCAATGGCAATGCAACCAAAGGCCAGGGCCGTACCAAAGCTACTCCTGCTCAGCAGACAGCGAAAGCCGGTACAACCACCCTTGGAGAGTTGGATGTTCTCGCTAAGCTGAAAGAGCAGATGGAAGCCGAGGAGCAAAAAGGTACTAAGAAAAAATCTTCCAAGAAAAAGGAAGAAGCTCCTGTGGAAGAAGTTGAAGAGGAAGTCGATGTAATCATGACTGAAGAACCGGAAATTGATGCTGCTGATTCAGACGACGAAAGCGACGAATAA
- a CDS encoding LptF/LptG family permease encodes MKRIDWLTFRSLVGPFIMSFAIILFILVIQFMSLYMNEIFGKGLGGEILLKLFYYAGGRLAITAMPVAILAAALMTFGSMGENNELAAMKSCGISLLKIMRASVVFAMLLTGISLWFSLDTVPRANLKFFSLLYDVQRKKPNVAIQPGYFYSDIDGYVIRCSDKNNETGTLYDVLIYNHSANRGNVDVIIADSAISGMDGNVMKMVLYKGSRHEEYKNESGEPESYPLGRTYFDSLYYRFDLSGFDLDRTDESQFRHQITLPYRQLVSALDSLVEIDESYTKKSFEQIARYNFVDTAFQEYYRDTTHEIKYQITESMSLEPGEDMAFCFPQNTPSDLYNRALVSMRAVKSYTEFMVKKKEDQDKIDRNYNYEFHLRYALPFNGLLFMFIGIALGAIIRKGGLGFPSLISITLFMIFYILTTYGKKFAKEGVLEPWAGAWLSVLIFTPVAIYFTYQATTDSKLLDESLRMRIRDQIQHLWYRLRQSVNNFRRSSTLKPPHTDD; translated from the coding sequence TTGAAAAGAATAGACTGGCTTACATTTCGCTCGCTGGTAGGGCCTTTTATCATGAGTTTTGCGATCATCCTCTTTATCCTGGTGATCCAGTTTATGTCGCTGTACATGAACGAAATTTTTGGTAAAGGGCTGGGGGGAGAAATATTGCTCAAACTATTTTACTATGCAGGTGGACGGCTGGCAATTACCGCTATGCCTGTGGCGATTCTGGCAGCTGCCCTGATGACATTTGGAAGCATGGGCGAAAATAATGAACTGGCAGCCATGAAATCCTGCGGGATCAGTCTGCTTAAGATTATGCGGGCTTCGGTGGTATTTGCTATGTTGCTTACAGGAATCTCACTATGGTTTTCCCTCGATACCGTACCCCGCGCCAACCTCAAGTTTTTTAGTCTCCTTTATGATGTACAGCGCAAAAAGCCAAACGTTGCGATCCAGCCCGGATACTTTTACTCAGATATTGATGGCTATGTCATCCGCTGTTCCGACAAAAACAATGAGACAGGCACCCTGTATGATGTGCTGATCTATAACCATTCCGCCAACCGGGGCAATGTGGATGTCATTATTGCCGACTCGGCTATTTCAGGAATGGATGGCAATGTGATGAAGATGGTGCTTTATAAAGGAAGCCGCCATGAAGAATATAAAAACGAGTCAGGAGAACCCGAATCCTACCCATTGGGGCGAACTTATTTTGATTCACTCTATTACCGGTTTGACCTTTCAGGCTTTGATCTCGACAGAACGGATGAAAGCCAGTTTCGCCACCAGATCACCCTCCCCTACCGTCAACTCGTATCTGCATTAGACAGCCTTGTGGAAATTGACGAGTCTTATACAAAAAAATCATTCGAACAAATTGCCCGCTACAATTTTGTAGATACAGCCTTTCAGGAATACTACCGCGACACCACCCATGAAATCAAATACCAGATTACCGAGTCTATGAGCCTGGAGCCTGGCGAGGACATGGCATTTTGTTTTCCCCAAAATACCCCCAGCGACCTGTACAACCGCGCATTGGTAAGTATGCGGGCCGTCAAAAGTTATACAGAGTTTATGGTCAAAAAGAAAGAAGATCAGGATAAAATTGACCGCAACTATAACTACGAATTTCACCTTAGATATGCGCTCCCTTTTAACGGACTGCTGTTTATGTTTATCGGCATTGCGTTGGGAGCCATTATCCGGAAAGGAGGTCTGGGTTTTCCTTCGCTGATCTCCATCACGCTTTTTATGATCTTCTATATTCTGACAACCTACGGCAAAAAATTTGCAAAAGAGGGCGTACTTGAGCCCTGGGCAGGTGCCTGGTTGTCTGTACTCATTTTTACGCCAGTTGCCATTTACTTTACTTATCAGGCGACCACAGACTCCAAATTGCTGGATGAAAGTCTGCGAATGAGAATCCGCGACCAGATTCAGCATCTTTGGTACAGACTCCGCCAGAGTGTAAATAATTTTCGAAGATCTTCTACCCTGAAACCACCGCATACCGACGACTGA
- the rdgB gene encoding RdgB/HAM1 family non-canonical purine NTP pyrophosphatase — MEKKKLLFGTNNRNKLQEIRQMIGDSYEVLCLADLGKEIDVEETEPTLEGNALLKAKAFYEHSGIPCFADDTGLEVDALDGRPGVYSARYAGEGCSYEDNVRKMLAEMTGKENRKARFRTVIAYFDGGAPSFFDGVADGEITEETYGQGGFGYDPIFRPAGYTQTFAELTAEEKNKISHRGKAVRSFVRFILQSH; from the coding sequence ATGGAGAAAAAGAAGCTTCTCTTTGGTACAAATAACCGCAATAAACTCCAGGAAATCCGGCAAATGATCGGCGATTCCTATGAAGTGTTATGTCTGGCAGATCTTGGGAAAGAGATTGATGTCGAAGAAACGGAGCCGACACTGGAAGGCAATGCCCTGTTGAAGGCAAAAGCGTTTTATGAGCATTCGGGAATCCCCTGCTTCGCAGATGATACCGGTCTTGAGGTAGACGCGTTGGACGGGCGTCCTGGCGTTTATTCGGCGCGTTATGCAGGGGAGGGGTGCAGCTATGAAGACAATGTCAGAAAAATGCTCGCGGAGATGACTGGGAAAGAAAACCGGAAAGCGCGCTTCCGCACAGTAATTGCCTATTTTGATGGTGGAGCACCTTCCTTTTTTGATGGGGTTGCCGATGGCGAAATTACCGAAGAGACTTATGGTCAGGGGGGATTTGGGTATGATCCGATTTTTCGCCCGGCTGGATATACACAAACATTTGCAGAACTTACTGCTGAAGAAAAAAACAAAATTTCACATCGGGGTAAAGCGGTTCGGTCGTTTGTCCGGTTTATCCTTCAATCACACTAA
- a CDS encoding aspartate carbamoyltransferase catalytic subunit, with translation MALSTRHLIGIKYITREDMEQIFQTADNFKEVINRPIKKVPSLRDTTIANLFFENSTRTRISFELAEKRLSADIINFSASSSSVKKGETLLDTVNNILAMKVDMIVMRHPLPGAPVFLSKHIPAQIINAGDGTHEHPTQALLDCFSLREKFGEFKGLRVAIVGDITHSRVALSNIFALKKLGAEVTVCGPPTLIPRHIESLGVKVSYDLRATLEWCDAANMLRIQLERQDIKYFPSLREYSLQYQLNMPLLESIGKKLVIMHPGPINRGVEITSEVADSDQAIILEQVQNGVAVRMAVLYLLADVR, from the coding sequence ATGGCCCTCAGCACCCGGCATTTAATCGGCATCAAGTATATCACCAGGGAAGATATGGAACAAATCTTCCAGACGGCAGATAATTTTAAGGAGGTGATCAACCGGCCGATCAAAAAAGTTCCCTCACTCAGGGATACGACGATTGCCAATCTTTTTTTTGAAAACTCCACCCGTACCCGTATTTCCTTCGAATTAGCCGAAAAAAGGCTTTCAGCCGATATTATTAATTTTTCGGCATCATCCAGTAGTGTGAAAAAAGGAGAAACGCTACTCGATACCGTCAATAATATCCTCGCCATGAAGGTGGATATGATCGTCATGCGCCACCCCTTACCCGGTGCCCCGGTTTTTCTCAGTAAACATATTCCGGCACAGATTATTAATGCCGGTGATGGCACCCACGAACATCCCACCCAGGCGCTGCTTGACTGCTTTTCGCTCAGGGAAAAATTTGGCGAATTCAAAGGACTGCGTGTAGCTATTGTAGGAGATATCACCCACAGCCGCGTGGCACTCTCAAATATATTCGCACTGAAAAAACTCGGAGCGGAAGTAACTGTCTGCGGACCACCGACCCTCATTCCCCGCCATATCGAAAGCCTTGGGGTAAAAGTCAGCTATGATCTGCGCGCCACACTCGAATGGTGTGATGCAGCCAATATGCTTCGCATTCAGCTGGAACGGCAGGACATCAAATATTTTCCCAGCCTGAGAGAATATTCACTTCAATATCAGCTGAATATGCCGCTGCTGGAAAGTATCGGCAAAAAACTCGTCATCATGCACCCCGGACCGATCAACCGCGGAGTGGAAATCACAAGCGAAGTCGCCGATTCTGACCAGGCTATTATTCTCGAACAAGTTCAAAATGGTGTGGCCGTTCGCATGGCTGTGCTCTATCTTCTTGCCGATGTCCGATAA
- a CDS encoding tetratricopeptide repeat protein yields the protein MMQVLLYVILLAGNISGKEKSLSLAAEAFHSGDYHTSILHYGDALKAYPAQAASIHYNIGQCYLALDSTERALQFFHLVLDRNANDVAAMASNEIGLLLIRRQRPKEALEAFREALIFDPENETARYNYELLRKRMQGDNPPQQPPPPRPPSSNDEEDAPAEEEDTAPDDNIPEDYRSMIQQIIQRQRQSNSTNDFARPVGADTISLFQARRILESMRQNEIQYLQQLRKSAAAPHKNDKSPDW from the coding sequence ATGATGCAAGTACTCTTATATGTAATACTGCTCGCCGGTAATATTAGTGGAAAGGAAAAAAGCCTTTCCCTGGCTGCTGAGGCATTTCACAGCGGCGATTATCATACCAGCATTTTACATTATGGAGACGCGCTCAAAGCCTATCCGGCACAGGCAGCCAGTATCCACTACAATATCGGGCAGTGTTATCTGGCGCTCGATTCCACCGAGCGAGCGCTTCAGTTTTTTCATCTGGTACTGGACCGAAACGCCAATGACGTTGCCGCTATGGCGTCCAATGAGATTGGCCTGCTGCTGATTCGCCGCCAGCGGCCCAAAGAGGCGCTCGAAGCATTCCGGGAAGCGTTGATCTTCGATCCTGAAAACGAAACGGCCCGTTACAATTACGAATTGCTGCGCAAACGGATGCAAGGCGATAATCCGCCGCAACAACCGCCACCGCCGCGCCCGCCCTCATCCAATGATGAGGAAGATGCGCCTGCCGAAGAGGAAGATACCGCTCCGGATGATAATATCCCCGAAGACTACCGCAGCATGATCCAGCAAATCATTCAACGCCAGCGGCAGTCCAATTCTACCAATGACTTTGCCAGACCCGTAGGTGCGGATACGATCTCTTTGTTTCAGGCCCGGCGAATTCTTGAATCTATGCGGCAAAACGAAATCCAGTACCTGCAACAATTGCGAAAATCAGCTGCCGCCCCGCACAAAAATGATAAAAGTCCTGACTGGTAA